The following are from one region of the Populus trichocarpa isolate Nisqually-1 chromosome 8, P.trichocarpa_v4.1, whole genome shotgun sequence genome:
- the LOC112328478 gene encoding uncharacterized protein LOC112328478 isoform X3, translating into MVNGGRQKIKCKYCHKIFLGGGISRLKQHLAGERGNVTPCEEVPEEVKVQIQQHLGFKVLEKLRKQKEANSAKNSFLSYFRDKEGDDEDNDDAGPLQKMAIRRRGKEVLEGTSKRTKRRRKQYLPMAVPVVARPLLQNLASQESIDQADIAVARFMYEAGVPLSAANSCTFQQMADSIAAVGPGYKMPSYNALRGRLLNKSVQDAGEYCTELRKSWEVTGCSVLVDRWMDRINRTVINFFVYCPKGTMFLKSVDATDITKSAAGLYNLFDSVVQEVGPKIIVNFVTDTSPSYKAAGKLLADKYKTFFCSTCGVQCIDLMLEEISKKDEVKEVLEKAKRVTRFIYNNARVLNLMRKKTGGRDIIQLSRTRFASIFLTLQTIVTLKGHLEQMFTSNSWMQSSFTKQRAGIEVAEILVDQLFWSMCDHALNVAKPLLSVLHLMDCEDRPSMGYVYDAMEKAKKSIIAAFDNMESDYASYLKIIDHVWQEEFHSPLHAAAYHLNPAVFYNANFSFNKVIQKGLLDCIETIEPSLSAQVTITSHIKFYEEAVGDFGRPVALHGRESLVPATWWSLYAADYPDLQRLAVRILSQTCSITTSERSWSMFECIQYKKRNRLEQQRLSDLTFVHHNLFLKERRRAEATKSRCMRNNIDPTCLEAMDANMGDWVEDLEEDLSWMDVTVTTEEVNHEVQNTDDSNSNESTDDRSSDLTKGLDGDDDL; encoded by the exons ATGGTTAATGGGGGTAGGCAAAAAATCAAGTGCAAATACTGTCATAAGATTTTTCTTGGCGGCGGAATTTCTAGACTGAAGCAACATTTGGCTGGAGAAAGAGGGAATGTAACTCCGTGTGAAGAAGTACCCGAGGAAGTTAAAGTTCAGATACAGCAGCATTTGGGTTTTAAAGTTTTGGAGAAGCTAAGAAAGCAGAAAGAAGCAAATAGCGCAAAGAATTCGTTTTTGTCGTACTTTCGGGATAAGGAAGGAGATGACGAGGACAATGATGATGCGGGGCCACTGCAAAAGATGGCTATCAGGAGAAGGGGTAAAGAGGTCTTGGAAGGGACATCTAAGCGAACCAAGAGACGCAGGAAGCAATATCTGCCAATGGCTGTGCCTGTTGTTGCTCGACCTTTGCTCCAGAATCTTGCTTCCCAGGAGAGCATCGACCAGGCTGATATCGCTGTTGCAAGATTTATGTACGAAGCTGGAGTACCATTAAGTGCAGCAAATTCTTGTACTTTTCAACAGATGGCTGATAGTATTGCTGCTGTAGGCCCTGGCTATAAGATGCCCTCATACAATGCTTTGAGGGGGAGATTGCTGAATAAAAGTGTCCAGGATGCAGGAGAATATTGCACAGAATTGAGAAAGTCTTGGGAAGTGACTGGATGTTCGGTTTTAGTTGATAGGTGGATGGATAGAATTAATCGCACagtcataaatttttttgtttattgtccCAAGGGTACCATGTTTTTGAAATCTGTGGATGCGACAGACATTACAAAATCAGCAGCGGGACTCTATAATCTATTTGACAGTGTTGTTCAAGAAGTTGGTCCCAAGATTATTGTCAATTTTGTGACAGATACTTCTCCCAGTTATAAAGCTGCTGGAAAACTCCTAGCAGATAAATACAAGACCTTTTTCTGCAGCACCTGTGGAGTGCAGTGCATTGACCTGATGCTCGAGGAAATTTCAAAGAAGGATGAAGTAAAGGAGGTCTTAGAAAAGGCTAAAAGAGTAACTCGGTTCATTTATAACAATGCTCGGGTCCTTAATCTGATGAGGAAGAAAACAGGTGGAAGAGATATTATCCAACTTTCAAGGACAAGGTTCGCTTCCATCTTCTTGACACTGCAAACAATTGTAACTTTGAAAGGCCATCTTGAGCAGATGTTTACAAGCAACTCATGGATGCAGTCATCTTTTACTAAGCAAAGAGCAGGAATTGAGGTGGCAGAAATTTTGGTGGATCAACTTTTCTGGTCCATGTGTGACCATGCCTTGAATGTTGCAAAGCCCCTGCTTTCCGTTTTACACCTCATGGACTGTGAAGATAGACCATCCATGGGATATGTATATGATGCGATggaaaaggcaaagaaaagTATTATTGCAGCATTTGACAATATGGAATCTGATTATGCATCATACTTGAAGATTATTGATCATGTCTGGCAAGAGGAATTCCATAGCCCTCTTCATGCAGCTGCATACCATCTCAACCCAGCTGTATTCTATAATGCCAATTTCTCCTTCAACAAAGTAATTCAAAAAGGTTTACTTGATTGCATTGAGACCATAGAGCCTAGTTTATCTGCCCAAGTTACAATCACTAGCCATATAAAATTCTATGAGGAAGCCGTAGGGGATTTTGGTCGACCTGTGGCATTACATGGACGAGAATCATTAGTGCCAG CTACATGGTGGTCACTCTATGCAGCAGATTACCCTGATCTGCAGCGCTTAGCAGTCAGGATATTAAGTCAGACCTGTAGCATCACCACATCTGAGAGGAGCTGGAGCATGTTTGAATGTATCCAGTATAAGAAGAGAAATCGATTGGAGCAGCAAAGATTAAGTGACCTTACATTTGTTCACCATAACTTGTTCCTAAAAGAGAG AAGGCGAGCTGAGGCAACTAAATCCAGGTGCATGAGAAACAACATTGATCCTACATGCTTAGAAGCTATGGATGCCAATATGGGAGACTGGGTGGAGGATTTGGAAGAAGACTTAAGCTGGATGGATGTAACAGTCACCACTGAGGAAGTGAATCATGAAGTACAAAATACTGATGATTCCAACTCCAACGAGAGTACTGATGACAGAAGCAGTGATCTCACAAAAGGTCTTGATGGAGATGATGATTTGTAG
- the LOC112328478 gene encoding uncharacterized protein LOC112328478 isoform X1 codes for MQFKDNNHNLAPPRATDPGWAHGTMVNGGRQKIKCKYCHKIFLGGGISRLKQHLAGERGNVTPCEEVPEEVKVQIQQHLGFKVLEKLRKQKEANSAKNSFLSYFRDKEGDDEDNDDAGPLQKMAIRRRGKEVLEGTSKRTKRRRKQYLPMAVPVVARPLLQNLASQESIDQADIAVARFMYEAGVPLSAANSCTFQQMADSIAAVGPGYKMPSYNALRGRLLNKSVQDAGEYCTELRKSWEVTGCSVLVDRWMDRINRTVINFFVYCPKGTMFLKSVDATDITKSAAGLYNLFDSVVQEVGPKIIVNFVTDTSPSYKAAGKLLADKYKTFFCSTCGVQCIDLMLEEISKKDEVKEVLEKAKRVTRFIYNNARVLNLMRKKTGGRDIIQLSRTRFASIFLTLQTIVTLKGHLEQMFTSNSWMQSSFTKQRAGIEVAEILVDQLFWSMCDHALNVAKPLLSVLHLMDCEDRPSMGYVYDAMEKAKKSIIAAFDNMESDYASYLKIIDHVWQEEFHSPLHAAAYHLNPAVFYNANFSFNKVIQKGLLDCIETIEPSLSAQVTITSHIKFYEEAVGDFGRPVALHGRESLVPATWWSLYAADYPDLQRLAVRILSQTCSITTSERSWSMFECIQYKKRNRLEQQRLSDLTFVHHNLFLKERRRAEATKSRCMRNNIDPTCLEAMDANMGDWVEDLEEDLSWMDVTVTTEEVNHEVQNTDDSNSNESTDDRSSDLTKGLDGDDDL; via the exons ATGCAATTTAAGGATAATAACCAT AATTTGGCACCTCCTAGAGCTACTGATCCTGGATGGGCTCATGGGACTATGGTTAATGGGGGTAGGCAAAAAATCAAGTGCAAATACTGTCATAAGATTTTTCTTGGCGGCGGAATTTCTAGACTGAAGCAACATTTGGCTGGAGAAAGAGGGAATGTAACTCCGTGTGAAGAAGTACCCGAGGAAGTTAAAGTTCAGATACAGCAGCATTTGGGTTTTAAAGTTTTGGAGAAGCTAAGAAAGCAGAAAGAAGCAAATAGCGCAAAGAATTCGTTTTTGTCGTACTTTCGGGATAAGGAAGGAGATGACGAGGACAATGATGATGCGGGGCCACTGCAAAAGATGGCTATCAGGAGAAGGGGTAAAGAGGTCTTGGAAGGGACATCTAAGCGAACCAAGAGACGCAGGAAGCAATATCTGCCAATGGCTGTGCCTGTTGTTGCTCGACCTTTGCTCCAGAATCTTGCTTCCCAGGAGAGCATCGACCAGGCTGATATCGCTGTTGCAAGATTTATGTACGAAGCTGGAGTACCATTAAGTGCAGCAAATTCTTGTACTTTTCAACAGATGGCTGATAGTATTGCTGCTGTAGGCCCTGGCTATAAGATGCCCTCATACAATGCTTTGAGGGGGAGATTGCTGAATAAAAGTGTCCAGGATGCAGGAGAATATTGCACAGAATTGAGAAAGTCTTGGGAAGTGACTGGATGTTCGGTTTTAGTTGATAGGTGGATGGATAGAATTAATCGCACagtcataaatttttttgtttattgtccCAAGGGTACCATGTTTTTGAAATCTGTGGATGCGACAGACATTACAAAATCAGCAGCGGGACTCTATAATCTATTTGACAGTGTTGTTCAAGAAGTTGGTCCCAAGATTATTGTCAATTTTGTGACAGATACTTCTCCCAGTTATAAAGCTGCTGGAAAACTCCTAGCAGATAAATACAAGACCTTTTTCTGCAGCACCTGTGGAGTGCAGTGCATTGACCTGATGCTCGAGGAAATTTCAAAGAAGGATGAAGTAAAGGAGGTCTTAGAAAAGGCTAAAAGAGTAACTCGGTTCATTTATAACAATGCTCGGGTCCTTAATCTGATGAGGAAGAAAACAGGTGGAAGAGATATTATCCAACTTTCAAGGACAAGGTTCGCTTCCATCTTCTTGACACTGCAAACAATTGTAACTTTGAAAGGCCATCTTGAGCAGATGTTTACAAGCAACTCATGGATGCAGTCATCTTTTACTAAGCAAAGAGCAGGAATTGAGGTGGCAGAAATTTTGGTGGATCAACTTTTCTGGTCCATGTGTGACCATGCCTTGAATGTTGCAAAGCCCCTGCTTTCCGTTTTACACCTCATGGACTGTGAAGATAGACCATCCATGGGATATGTATATGATGCGATggaaaaggcaaagaaaagTATTATTGCAGCATTTGACAATATGGAATCTGATTATGCATCATACTTGAAGATTATTGATCATGTCTGGCAAGAGGAATTCCATAGCCCTCTTCATGCAGCTGCATACCATCTCAACCCAGCTGTATTCTATAATGCCAATTTCTCCTTCAACAAAGTAATTCAAAAAGGTTTACTTGATTGCATTGAGACCATAGAGCCTAGTTTATCTGCCCAAGTTACAATCACTAGCCATATAAAATTCTATGAGGAAGCCGTAGGGGATTTTGGTCGACCTGTGGCATTACATGGACGAGAATCATTAGTGCCAG CTACATGGTGGTCACTCTATGCAGCAGATTACCCTGATCTGCAGCGCTTAGCAGTCAGGATATTAAGTCAGACCTGTAGCATCACCACATCTGAGAGGAGCTGGAGCATGTTTGAATGTATCCAGTATAAGAAGAGAAATCGATTGGAGCAGCAAAGATTAAGTGACCTTACATTTGTTCACCATAACTTGTTCCTAAAAGAGAG AAGGCGAGCTGAGGCAACTAAATCCAGGTGCATGAGAAACAACATTGATCCTACATGCTTAGAAGCTATGGATGCCAATATGGGAGACTGGGTGGAGGATTTGGAAGAAGACTTAAGCTGGATGGATGTAACAGTCACCACTGAGGAAGTGAATCATGAAGTACAAAATACTGATGATTCCAACTCCAACGAGAGTACTGATGACAGAAGCAGTGATCTCACAAAAGGTCTTGATGGAGATGATGATTTGTAG
- the LOC112328478 gene encoding uncharacterized protein LOC112328478 isoform X2: MQFKDNNHNLAPPRATDPGWAHGTMVNGGRQKIKCKYCHKIFLGGGISRLKQHLAGERGNVTPCEEVPEEVKVQIQQHLGFKVLEKLRKQKEANSAKNSFLSYFRDKEGDDEDNDDAGPLQKMAIRRRGKEVLEGTSKRTKRRRKQYLPMAVPVVARPLLQNLASQESIDQADIAVARFMYEAGVPLSAANSCTFQQMADSIAAVGPGYKMPSYNALRGRLLNKSVQDAGEYCTELRKSWEVTGCSVLVDRWMDRINRTVINFFVYCPKGTMFLKSVDATDITKSAAGLYNLFDSVVQEVGPKIIVNFVTDTSPSYKAAGKLLADKYKTFFCSTCGVQCIDLMLEEISKKDEVKEVLEKAKRVTRFIYNNARVLNLMRKKTGGRDIIQLSRTRFASIFLTLQTIVTLKGHLEQMFTSNSWMQSSFTKQRAGIEVAEILVDQLFWSMCDHALNVAKPLLSVLHLMDCEDRPSMGYVYDAMEKAKKSIIAAFDNMESDYASYLKIIDHVWQEEFHSPLHAAAYHLNPAVFYNANFSFNKVIQKGLLDCIETIEPSLSAQVTITSHIKFYEEAVGDFGRPVALHGRESLVPATWWSLYAADYPDLQRLAVRILSQTCSITTSERSWSMFECIQYKKRNRLEQQRLSDLTFVHHNLFLKERRAEATKSRCMRNNIDPTCLEAMDANMGDWVEDLEEDLSWMDVTVTTEEVNHEVQNTDDSNSNESTDDRSSDLTKGLDGDDDL, translated from the exons ATGCAATTTAAGGATAATAACCAT AATTTGGCACCTCCTAGAGCTACTGATCCTGGATGGGCTCATGGGACTATGGTTAATGGGGGTAGGCAAAAAATCAAGTGCAAATACTGTCATAAGATTTTTCTTGGCGGCGGAATTTCTAGACTGAAGCAACATTTGGCTGGAGAAAGAGGGAATGTAACTCCGTGTGAAGAAGTACCCGAGGAAGTTAAAGTTCAGATACAGCAGCATTTGGGTTTTAAAGTTTTGGAGAAGCTAAGAAAGCAGAAAGAAGCAAATAGCGCAAAGAATTCGTTTTTGTCGTACTTTCGGGATAAGGAAGGAGATGACGAGGACAATGATGATGCGGGGCCACTGCAAAAGATGGCTATCAGGAGAAGGGGTAAAGAGGTCTTGGAAGGGACATCTAAGCGAACCAAGAGACGCAGGAAGCAATATCTGCCAATGGCTGTGCCTGTTGTTGCTCGACCTTTGCTCCAGAATCTTGCTTCCCAGGAGAGCATCGACCAGGCTGATATCGCTGTTGCAAGATTTATGTACGAAGCTGGAGTACCATTAAGTGCAGCAAATTCTTGTACTTTTCAACAGATGGCTGATAGTATTGCTGCTGTAGGCCCTGGCTATAAGATGCCCTCATACAATGCTTTGAGGGGGAGATTGCTGAATAAAAGTGTCCAGGATGCAGGAGAATATTGCACAGAATTGAGAAAGTCTTGGGAAGTGACTGGATGTTCGGTTTTAGTTGATAGGTGGATGGATAGAATTAATCGCACagtcataaatttttttgtttattgtccCAAGGGTACCATGTTTTTGAAATCTGTGGATGCGACAGACATTACAAAATCAGCAGCGGGACTCTATAATCTATTTGACAGTGTTGTTCAAGAAGTTGGTCCCAAGATTATTGTCAATTTTGTGACAGATACTTCTCCCAGTTATAAAGCTGCTGGAAAACTCCTAGCAGATAAATACAAGACCTTTTTCTGCAGCACCTGTGGAGTGCAGTGCATTGACCTGATGCTCGAGGAAATTTCAAAGAAGGATGAAGTAAAGGAGGTCTTAGAAAAGGCTAAAAGAGTAACTCGGTTCATTTATAACAATGCTCGGGTCCTTAATCTGATGAGGAAGAAAACAGGTGGAAGAGATATTATCCAACTTTCAAGGACAAGGTTCGCTTCCATCTTCTTGACACTGCAAACAATTGTAACTTTGAAAGGCCATCTTGAGCAGATGTTTACAAGCAACTCATGGATGCAGTCATCTTTTACTAAGCAAAGAGCAGGAATTGAGGTGGCAGAAATTTTGGTGGATCAACTTTTCTGGTCCATGTGTGACCATGCCTTGAATGTTGCAAAGCCCCTGCTTTCCGTTTTACACCTCATGGACTGTGAAGATAGACCATCCATGGGATATGTATATGATGCGATggaaaaggcaaagaaaagTATTATTGCAGCATTTGACAATATGGAATCTGATTATGCATCATACTTGAAGATTATTGATCATGTCTGGCAAGAGGAATTCCATAGCCCTCTTCATGCAGCTGCATACCATCTCAACCCAGCTGTATTCTATAATGCCAATTTCTCCTTCAACAAAGTAATTCAAAAAGGTTTACTTGATTGCATTGAGACCATAGAGCCTAGTTTATCTGCCCAAGTTACAATCACTAGCCATATAAAATTCTATGAGGAAGCCGTAGGGGATTTTGGTCGACCTGTGGCATTACATGGACGAGAATCATTAGTGCCAG CTACATGGTGGTCACTCTATGCAGCAGATTACCCTGATCTGCAGCGCTTAGCAGTCAGGATATTAAGTCAGACCTGTAGCATCACCACATCTGAGAGGAGCTGGAGCATGTTTGAATGTATCCAGTATAAGAAGAGAAATCGATTGGAGCAGCAAAGATTAAGTGACCTTACATTTGTTCACCATAACTTGTTCCTAAAAGAGAG GCGAGCTGAGGCAACTAAATCCAGGTGCATGAGAAACAACATTGATCCTACATGCTTAGAAGCTATGGATGCCAATATGGGAGACTGGGTGGAGGATTTGGAAGAAGACTTAAGCTGGATGGATGTAACAGTCACCACTGAGGAAGTGAATCATGAAGTACAAAATACTGATGATTCCAACTCCAACGAGAGTACTGATGACAGAAGCAGTGATCTCACAAAAGGTCTTGATGGAGATGATGATTTGTAG